The following DNA comes from Thunnus thynnus chromosome 3, fThuThy2.1, whole genome shotgun sequence.
AACCATCAACAAATAAACTCATGaaacaacaaaccaaaccagGATGACTAGAAGGGAATACACCATGAGGTTGTGGTTCATGTCATGGAGGAGCTCTCATCAGTGAAGAAAGTGTCCaggagcctttgatgtcttatgctgagaatatttattgaacatttGGCCAAGCGGAGAACAGAAACCCTTATCAATCAAAGTTGAATGTACATTGATGCCGTCTCTAATGTTCTGAAGATTTCAGCTCTGACTTTGGTCTTTAAACCCCTACAGATCAGACCATAAGCACTATACGCCCAGAAATGGTCAAACTCGATGCATCTACCGTATGCAAAGTTAGTCTATTGGCTcattagtttctaaacaaggaattGCATTTTACCCGCGTTAGTTCAGGTCACGTTGCATGGAGCTTCAGGTCACCATCGGCACAACGGTGTTTACtctgtgacctcaaggcccatgCTTGACCCAGTGTAACCCAGTTGGTAACACCTAAAGATGGAATCTTTCATAActtaaattcaaatataaattaaacGACCAAATACATcttttgaccatgtgactccagaacgacatataggagcattttctaatctggcgccccTATCGGCAGCAGTCAGCAGGACatcatttgtttgttctttccaaaaccactgttaaaaaataattatgttttatgatgtgacaacgctgtggttacgGTCGGGTTAGgcttaggcacaaaaaccacttggttaggtttaggtaaagatcatggtttgggttcaaatgatCACCCtcgtcgtcatggctacaataataaccacagggttaaggttagggaacaATCATAGTTACgtttttttggaaatgtgacacttttAACTTTTGCTAAATGTATCCAGGTAAAACAACTTCTTGATCACTATGATCTTTCACATCATATCTTGTTGTCTTGACAACCATTCACATCTGACCCTGTTTTTAAAGTCTTAAAGAATAAATTTCATGATGACCATGACCATTATAATGATATGACATTGAGTATGGCAGAATATAAATTTCCTTTCACAGCTGTCATCATAATATTTATAGTTACATCATGTCCTCTATCAGtatttttaatcagatttttttctacaGGTTTGctacaaaatatcaaaacaaatatTGTAACTATTTCAACAGTAGATAGCTGGTTTCAAAATCAGGGTTTGATATGAAAATCTTAAGCATTATAACTGCATTAGCAATAgtattctgtatgtgtgttttgaacaTATGATGTGTTTATCATTCCTTTGTCTGTCTTcagtgtgttttgcattttgacttgtcataaaaggaaaagcacagatgttactaataacatcACAATTGCTCAGGTCTgccattattaatattattatttacacctgtgattttcctgtTGTGACACATCAACATGTTCTCTGTGAAAAGGGCCTGTTCATTATCTATAATTCACACCAGTTTGTCATTGCTCGGatttaaacagattttgatTTCAAGCTCTTTTCATAGTTGCAACATGTCAGTATGGTGCTTTGTCATCTCTACCTCACGTCAGCaggtggagctgcagcagcaaaaccTCAGGGGCTAATAACCAAAAACACTCTTGTGATTTTAAGTTCATTATATGTGTTTGGTTTTGTCAGTCAGTGGACCCTTTATTAGACACCATGTAATTCTTTaaaagctttgttttctttaaattgtttaaaactaaataaaccagTGATTATTTTACATAACTGGGAAAGCAGTGAATATGCAGATGAATGTATATCATTTTAGTTTGGACCAACCCAAGACCAGAACGACGAGGATTGTGAAATAAATGCATATTTGTGATCTTTGAATTACACTTGTCTTGTGTGGGTTTCTTTATAGAACCTTGTGGAGATGAATACTTAAAAAGACAGAACAGACTAAAGTTTTACCTGCTGATTTGTCAAATCTttgatataaaatatcaaacaacTGCACTCCACAAGACTGTTAGTTCTCAAAACTCACAGAATATGCTGTTCTATGAGCAATTTGCATCTGGTATATAAGTTTATATAACTTCAAAAGCATAAATAAAATCCCTGATGTGGCCTTCGTGGTTAGATGAGTCAGATGATGGGAAATTTGACACGTGCTTTGTGCTTTGTGTCGCTTTCATACGTGACTTTTCAAAGGAGAACTAGTAACTTAAGTCTCTCTGTCTtgactttgtttctctttttcagcatttctttctctttctaacATGAGCTTGAACTTATATGTATGTACTTGTGGTTTGCAGTTGTTGAACTTCCTATTTTTTGCTCTAAATTTGAAAGTAAAAGTTGTCTATCACTGCACAATGCTGCTGCATTTTAAGTAGATTGTCTTCTGTGTAGGACTTCTGTCTAATTACTGGTGCTGCCACGGTAAGAAGTTTACTCAgatatttaagaaaatatttgtcACAACTAGACTTCAAATCAAAGTTATGACACGGATGCTTGAATATAACACtttactatattattattattgtgcttACATGTAGTTGACTCTGAGTTTGATGCTGTCTGATGttctatttgtgtgtttttaaaataatatattgagataaatatttaaaaaggtaAACTTCCCTTCTGATTTGTCGAATTATTGAAGCTAAATATCAAATACACCAAGCTAAAAGAAATATTCAGTTCCACAGTGATGTGCATATGTTGCATAAAAGTAAGTTtagttatttttggcattttgacagTGTAGTTGAAAGTAGTGATACAGAcaacttttaatgaaaagttatatttatatgaatATGTAATTAAAGATCAATCCAGTATTGGGAGAGTATCTTAAAAATGTGGTGTCTCTCTACCTCCAAAGCACTGTTGGTAGTTAAAGAAATAAATCTTTGAAATCTTTATTGCAAATTGATCTTAAGTATCCAAGAATATCAGATTTTTTACATTCAGGAAGACCAAGTCTCAGAGCTTTCATGCTGGATAGGGGTGAACTTTCAACTAAACATAAAAAGTGGCTCAACATTGCAGGTTAATCTGCAAACTGAAATCttattttccttcctttcaGTGATCAGAAATGCAGGTTCCACAGCTGATCTTAGACACTCTGGATGAGTTGTGTGCTAATGATTTCAAAAGGTTTCTGTGGAACCTTACTCAGCCAGTGCTGGACGGATGTCAGCCCCTTCGTAAGGGCCACCTAGAGAATGCAGACCGGCAAGACACTATGGGTAAGATGATAGACAGCTACGGCGAAGAGTCAGCTGTAAACATCACGATCCAAATCCTGAAGAGGATAAACCACAACAATGCAGCAGAGAAGTTAAAGAAAGCATATGCAGGTGCAGTAGATCACAAGTTTCTATGTTAGGAAGTGCTTCAACTAGTCAAGGCTTCCATCTTTCTGCACAAGCTTTGTTTTAAATAGAAAAGATCATTgttattctctttcttttctttccatatTACTCCACCAGGGGGATCAACAGCTGGGCAACCtccctcctcagcctcctcttCGTCTGGTGTGGCTCCTCCTGCCGGTTCCTCAGTTTGTGCCCAGGGTGGAAGTGTTATCGTGGCTCCACATATCGACGGCAGCAGCGCTGGTGTATCAattaacatgaacataaatacacagtaaatgtCTCTGTTGTTGACTTTTAATGGTTTTACACCGCATTCAAATTTGATCAAATCGTCCATGTTGCTTTAGGCCTACTTTAAACTATACAGCCTGTGTAAAGCTGTATAGCCTAAATCACCACTGGGGTTTCTTTACAGTTAAAGTTGATTCATTTCTGCAGACgtttttaaaaactgtacttaaagTAACACAAATTTGCTCTTACAAATGACAAGTTGAATTATATGCAATAATAAACACGAGTTATCTTAACTTCATGGGTCTTTTCAACTGTATTTTAACATGTCAGAGATCAACTATTCTATGGTTCTACGAACAATTTCCTCAATATTACTTAACATAGGATAATGTAATGATCTTATAGATTTATTTTATGACCACTAGTTCTGTCTGATTTTGGCATAGTGAACAgctaagaatactacaatacccatgatcctcagccgctgttgctatggagaagaagccagtcagagggGGCTGTAACTGCCAATAACGTAATAATATTTCCATTCTTAAAGTAATAAAAGTCGATAATGTAATAACTTACccataatgtaataaaatttcCAAACCAATAACGTAATAACTTTTTGCGCATAATGTAAtaagttattatattataagctgggttaaaaaaaaatgtaataactggAGCCGATAATGTAATTATATACTCATATCActttatttaagttttatttattggcTATAAAGTGTCATACTTCCATGACACTTACCCTTACTGTTTCCTCTTTCAAATAGCTGCTCAAAAacctgaccacacacacacatacacacccacacccacacacacacacacacagacacacacacactcgaatACAAAGACCACCATTTCTTTTTatcaaaaatgtcatctttaatTAACCTCAATCTTTAATTCACAATGATCTTCAATTAATTAGAATGACCTTTCAACCTTTCAAGTTCAATATACAAATTTGTAATAACAAAATGTGTATATCCTCTTGCACTAACTATATCAGAAATGTTCATCTATGTGCATGAATCTCACCTAAATAAACTGTACTtaccaaattaaattaaatcactaATTAGGCCTAACTTTCAACATGTGTGATAAGGAAGACAGAAGTTTGCAGACAAAGGAAGAAAGTGTAATGTCAGAGTCACATGACTGGATAACTTGCAACTACCATCTAGTGGTCAATTTTGGGGACTGCCAAAAAAAATAGACGTCTTCAAGAATGAACTATAAATatcatttgtttcagttttagacTCTTTGTCCAGCTTGTCATGACTGTATTCAAATAACCAGGGATGTAAATAGGGCAGGAGTCAGGTttgttatatatacatatagagaTAGAGAGTGCTGAATAGTTATAATAGTGTGCTTGAAACAGTTTGcttgaaaaagtaatttaaatatttttaattcaagATGATATTTTATGAGAAGAAATGGTGGTCTTTGTATTTGAGGAAAAAGCATCTTCAAAGAGCGATAGACTTCATATTATATGACATGGAAGTCCGACACTTTATAgccaataaataaaacttaaataaagtgatataaatatataattacatTATCAGCTccagttattacattttttatgatttttttaacccagccaaaaatgtaacaatttattacattatgcgcatatacattattattaacttttattacattaacaatggaaaaataattattaggTTATTGGCAGTTATTACAGTTTATTGGCAGTTTATTGGCTGCTACGGGGCAAATCAGAGCGGCAATAAATTCGAAGCGCTTGttgaagttgtaaacaaaacgtgccaaaatgtttatgttcattacttttatcaaaaagacatttattttctaacacagttgttcatcttttgtactgatgatttaaccaggagagtttcatgctgaTCCAAGCCGTAGAGGTGCTCGAACTGTGCGTGATGTAACATTGTCTACAGGAAAAAATAACAGGATCGCACCTTCGCAACTCTATACATAAAGTAGT
Coding sequences within:
- the LOC137180089 gene encoding caspase b-like, translating into MQVPQLILDTLDELCANDFKRFLWNLTQPVLDGCQPLRKGHLENADRQDTMGKMIDSYGEESAVNITIQILKRINHNNAAEKLKKAYAGGSTAGQPPSSASSSSGVAPPAGSSVCAQGGSVIVAPHIDGSSAGVSINMNINTQ